A genomic window from Silene latifolia isolate original U9 population chromosome 11, ASM4854445v1, whole genome shotgun sequence includes:
- the LOC141612951 gene encoding F-box/FBD/LRR-repeat protein At1g51370-like — MSNEADKHHHRRSSLPEDDSMLSEAVTAVHSLLLKDDPLLSVPAINRYHHRWISLPDDIFLEIIARVGLPREVVITVSTTNFSIEQTHAPTYDLYKFWTALDNLFPVLVPPITDTFCLDLNIAHYSEHRCWPIIDAWARQLRACNIQHFTATKFSRNISDEHVYPLSIFRMHSLVSLDLNMCHRIASSTSFSIILPKLKKLQLSWINYECLRRLLSCCPSLEDLSVSIYESKTHSVSLTSKKLKRLCLSLDGLSIVDVIIDAPILDKLNYSTISTLSMQMLDSVSNVVKSLELEAYNTGVSRGPKKTIIFPNLTHLQLSCSWHLVIDTLSMVHCPKLEVIVLRLNNLDKMVWNQEAVFVPVEHVKRIELHTDTLVNQFGEEMLNLVTLLLRSAKVLEKLTICGRRTYYNHLNKPQFYQTLFKCVEATSRCQVELLGEYELTT, encoded by the coding sequence ATGTCTAACGAAGCCGATAAACACCACCATAGACGGAGCTCGCTCCCTGAAGACGATTCAATGTTGAGTGAAGCTGTTACGGCCGTTCATAGCTTGCTCCTTAAAGACGATCCATTGTTGAGCGTTCCGGCCATTAATAGATACCACCATAGATGGATCTCGCTTCCCGACGACATATTCCTCGAAATTATCGCCCGCGTTGGCCTTCCTCGTGAGGTGGTCATTACTGTTTCCACTACTAATTTCAGTATTGAACAAACACACGCACCTACCTACGATCTTTACAAGTTTTGGACCGCCCTAGATAACCTCTTCCCCGTATTAGTCCCGCCCATTACCGACACGTTTTGTCTCGATCTTAACATTGCTCACTATAGCGAACATCGTTGCTGGCCTATCATCGACGCATGGGCTCGTCAATTACGTGCTTGTAACATCCAACACTTCACGGCTACTAAGTTTTCTCGCAATATTTCTGATGAACACGTGTACCCACTTAGCATTTTTCGAATGCATTCGTTGGTATCGCTTGATTTGAACATGTGTCATCGGATTGCTTCAAGTACTAGTTTTTCAATTATTCTTCCAAAACTCAAGAAACTTCAGCTATCTTGGATTAACTATGAATGTTTGAGACGACTATTGAGTTGTTGCCCATCACTTGAAGACTTGTCTGTGTCCATTTACGAGTCTAAGACGCACTCGGTATCACTTACAAGCAAGAAATTAAAGCGATTATGTTTAAGTCTTGACGGGTTGTCCATTGTTGATGTTATCATCGATGCTCCAATATTGGATAAATTGAATTATTCTACGATTTCCACATTATCAATGCAAATGTTAGATTCGGTCTCAAATGTCGTCAAGTCACTTGAACTCGAAGCATATAATACGGGGGTGAGCCGTGGTCCAAAGAAGACAATAATCTTCCCTAATTTGACACATCTTCAATTATCTTGCAGTTGGCATCTAGTAATTGACACATTATCAATGGTACATTGTCCAAAATTAGAGGTTATTGTGTTACGTCTTAATAACCTTGACAAAATGGTTTGGAATCAAGAAGCTGTATTTGTGCCCGTTGAGCATGTGAAGCGCATCGAGTTGCATACGGATACGCTTGTCAATCAATTTGGCGAAGAAATGTTGAATCTAGTGACATTGTTGCTAAGAAGTGCCAAGGTTTTGGAGAAGCTCACTATCTGTGGCCGTCGTACTTATTATAATCACTTGAACAAACCACAATTTTACCAAACTTTATTTAAGTGTGTTGAGGCTACATCGCGATGTCAAGTCGAACTCTTAGGAGAATACGAACTGACCACCTAA